A window of the Lactuca sativa cultivar Salinas chromosome 5, Lsat_Salinas_v11, whole genome shotgun sequence genome harbors these coding sequences:
- the LOC111897184 gene encoding putative F-box/FBD/LRR-repeat protein At1g66290, whose product MKKSEPPKTSKPADGTDFISSMPDAILLLILSRLPSTEEAIRSSILSRRWRNLWTAIPSLYLDIRHGRRYKKSEFKELVYWVLVNRSADLDCFRLYCSDQYSISTAWRWIHAAVKRNVKKLELTFYPKESTGDIEMPNCLVICPSLESLRLSLGHHGLRLPNIMGFPALRVLDLTSVDLLEDGNLVKGFSWE is encoded by the exons ATGAAGAAATCCGAGCCACCAAAGACATCAAAACCCGCGGATGGGACCGATTTTATCAGTAGCATGCCGGATGCTATTCTTCTTTTGATTCTTTCACGTCTTCCATCCACAGAAGAAGCAATTCGAAGCAGCATTTTGTCCAGAAGATGGAGGAATTTGTGGACTGCAATTCCATCGCTATACTTAGACATACGCCACGGGAGAAGATACAAAAAAAGCGAGTTCAAAGAGTTAGTGTATTGGGTTTTGGTAAACAGATCCGCTGATTTGGATTGTTTTCGTTTATATTGTTCGGATCAGTACAGTATATCGACAGCATGGCGATGGATTCATGCCGCCGTTAAGAGAAATGTCAAAAAACTTGAGTTgacattttaccctaaggagagTACAGGGGATATCGAGATGCCCAATTGCCTTGTTATTTGCCCTTCGTTGGAGTCATTAAGGTTGAGTTTGGGCCATCATGGTCTAAGGTTGCCTAATATCATGGGGTTTCCGGCACTTAGGGTTCTTgatttgaccagtgttgacttattGGAAGACGGCAATTTGGTAAAAG GATTTTCATGGGAGTGA